CGGGACATGTTGTCGAGAAGTATGATGTCGGGCTTGGAGGCGAGGGCCTTTTCAACTTGCGCCAAGCTCGCGGCCTCCAGTTCCACTGGGATTCGGGGATGGCGCCGCCGCAAGGCGCGCACGGCCGAGGCCATGTCCGGGCAGCGGGTCCAATGGTTGTCCTTGACCAAAACCGCGTCGTGGAGGCCCATGCGGTGGTTTAAGCCCCCGCCGCAGCGGACCGCGTACTTTTCCAAAATCCTCCAGCCCGGGAGGGTCTTGCGCGTGTCGTAGATCTTGGCCCGGGTGCCCCGGACCCGCTCGACATAGCCGCGCGTCGCGGTGGCGATTCCCGAGAGGCGCTGGAGGAAATTAAGCGCGGTCCTTTCCGCGGAGAGGACCGCGCGGCCACCGGAGATTTTCATTACGGCCTGCCCGGTCCGCACTTCAGCCCCGTCGCGGGCGAGCATCTCAATCCGGCAGCCGGGCGCGGCCCGCCGGAACACTTCCCGGGCGATTTCGGTCCCGCAGATTACTCCCGGGGCCTTGGCCACGACCGCGCCCGACAGCCTGGCTCCGGTGGGCACCAAGAAGCGGGTGGTGATATCCCCACGGGAGCCCAAATCCTCCTTGAGGGCCTCGCGGATGAGTCTTTTGGCGGCTGCGAGAAGCTCTTTGTTCATCCGTTTATTCCTCCGCCGAATACCGGGTGTCCGGACATAGTTCATTTATTCTTGCGCCGAACCGCGGCCATGCCGCGCAGTTCCAACAGCTGGTCGCGCAAAGCGGCGGCGAGCTCGAAGTCAAGGTTGTCGGCGGCCTGTCTCATCTGGGTCTCCAGCTCCTCGGCCAGGATGGGCACGTCTTTGGGAGTGAGGGCCCGCGAGGTCTCGCGCAGGAGGGAGAGGCCCTCGCGCTTGGCCGAAGTCTGGAACTCCTCGAGCTCCTGGACGGCCTTGACTATGGTCCGGGGCTGTATCTTGTGCGCGCGGTTGTGCTCGAGCTGTTTCTTGCGGCGGCGGTTCATCTCGGAGAGGGCCCTGTCCATGGAGCCGGTGCGCTCGTCGGCGTACAGGACCACCTGCCCGCCCACGTTGCGGGCCGCGCGGCCCGAGATCTGGATCAAGGTGGTCTCTGAGCGCAGGAAGCCCTCGTGGTCGGCCCCGAGGATGGCCACCAAGGAGACCTCGGGCAGGTCCAGGCCCTCGCGCAGGAGGTTGATGCCGACCAAGACGTCGAATTTGCCCTGCCGGAGCTCCTGGAGGATTTGGATGCGCTCCAGGGACTCGATGTCGGAGTGCAGGTAGCGCACGCGCAGGCCCTTGCCGGCCAAATAGGAGCTTAAATCCTCGGCCGTGCGCTTGGTCAAGGTGGTGACCAAGGTGCGCTCTTTTCTCTCGGCCCTCTCCCGGACGCGGACCATCAGGTCGCCCAGCTGGCCTTCGGTGGGCCGGATGACGACCTCGGGGTCCACCAGGCCGGTCGGGCGGATGATTTGCTCGACCACCTCTCCCTTGGCCTTCTTGAGCTCGTAGGGGCCGGGTGTGGCGGAGATGTACAAGGCCTGGCTCGCCAGGGACTCGAACTCATCGAATTTAAGAGGTCTGTTATCAAGGGCCGAGGGCAGGCGGAAGCCGAAGTCCACCAAGGTCTGCTTGCGCGCGCGGTCGCCCTCGTGCATCCCGCGAATCTGGGGGACGGTGACGTGGGACTCGTCCACCAGAAGGAGGTAGTCCTTGGGGAAGTAGTCGATCAAGCAGTAAGGCCGCTCCCCCGGCTCGCGGCCCGAGAGATGCCGGGAGTAGTTCTCGATGCCGTGGCAGAAGCCCATCTCGCGCAGCATCTCCATGTCGTAGCGCGTTCTCTGCTCCAGGCGCTGGGCCTCCAGGAGCTTGCCGCGGGACTTAAAATGCTCCACTTGCTCCTTCATCTCCCGCGAGATGAACTCGATGGCTCGAGCCCTTTCTTCGGCCTCCGTGACGAAGTGCTTGGCCGGGTAAATCCACTCGCGCTCGAGCCTCTTGAGCTTGGCCCCGGTCAGGGGGTCGAACTCGGTGAGGGAGGCCACCGCCTCGTCGCCCAGCTCCACTCGGACCGCGGTCTCCATGTAGGCCGGGAAGATGTCCACCACCGAGCCCTTGACCCGGAATTTGCCCCGGGTGAACTCCGTCTCGTTGCGCTCGTAATGGATGTTGACCAGGCTCTGGATGAGGTCCGATCGTGAGGTCTTATAGCCCGCCTCGAGGGGCACGCTCTGGCCGCGGAAATGCTCGGGGGAGCCGATGTTGTAGATGCAGGAGACCGAGGCCACCACGATCACGTCCCGGCGGGCGAGAAGCGAGCTCGTGGCCTTGAGCCGGAGCCTGTCTATGCGGTCGTTGATGGAGGAGTCCTTCTCGATGTAGGTGTCGGTCGAGGGGATGTAGGCCTCCGGCTGGTAATAGTCGTAATAGGAGATGAAGTATTCAACGGCGTTCTCCGGGAAAAAGGCCTTGAACTCGGCGTAGAGCTGGGCGGCCAGGACCTTGTTGGGGGAAATGACCAAGGCCGGCCGGTCCAAGGCCTGGATCAGATTGGCCGCGGTGAAGGTTTTGCCCGAGCCCGTCACCCCCAGCAGGACCTGGGCCGGAGCGCCTTCCTTGACGCGCCGGATGAGCTGCGCGATGGCTTGGGGCTGGTCTCCGGCGGGGGTGAACTGGGATTTGAGCCGGAATGGGGACATATTAGATATTATACTTCCTCTCGGTGCCTGGCTCCTAAAGGGTGCCTGGCACCGGCCTTTGTTTAATGAAGCTCAATTCCCTAGGCCGCAGTGCCGTCAAAGTCAGCGCCTTGGCGCTGGGCACCATGAATTTCGGGGCGGACTGGCACGGGGTCGGGGCCCTGGACGAGAGGGAGGCTCGAAACCTCCTGGATATGGCGCTGGACTTCGGGGTCAACCTCATCGACACCGCCGACATCTACGGCCGGGGAGCTTCCGAGTCCACGCTGGGGCGCATTTTGGGTCCGCGCCGCTCCCGCGTGCTCCTGGCCACGAAGGTGCTGGGGGAGATGCGGCCGGGGGACCCGTCCTCGGGAGGGCTGTCTCGGCGGCGCATCCTCGAGGCCCTCGAGGAGAGCCTGGCTCGGCTGAGGACCGACTACGTGGATTTGTACATGCCCCACGCTTGGGACCTGGAGGTCCCTATAGAGGAAAGCCTCGAGGCTTTCGAGATATTGCGCAGGCAGGGCAAGGTCCGGGTCCTGGGCTGCTCGAATTTTTCGGGCCCTCAACTCGGGCGATGCCTGGCCCCGGCGGCGGAGCGGGGCTGGGCGCGCTTCGAATTCGACCAGGTCCAGTACAGCCTGGCCAGCCGCTTTATCGAGGAGGACTTGCTCCCCGCGTGCCTTGAAAACGAGGTTGGAATTCTGGCCTGGAGCCCTTTGGGAGGCGGCCTTTTGAGCGGGAAATACCACGGCGGCCCGCGCCCCGAAGGGCGCCGGCGCGACCCGGACGCGGCCTTTCCCAGGCTCGCGGAAGGGCGGCTGGAGGGACTGGTCGCGGTCTTGAAGCAAGTGGCCCGGCTCGAGACCCTGACCCCGGCCCAGGCGGCCCTGGGCTGGCTTATGTCCCGCCCGGGGGTCGCCTCGGCGGTGGTCGGCGCGCGCACCTCCAAGCAGCTGAAGGAAAATCTTCAAGCCCGGCCTTTGAGCGCCCAATCTCTCGCTTTTTTGGAGAAGGCTTCCCGCCTATGTTCCGCTCATTAAGCCACCGGAATTTCCGCCTCTTCTTCTTCGGGCAGACCATATCTTTGTGCGGCTCCTGGATGCAGCAGACGGCCCAGTCCTGGCTCATCTACCGCCTGACCAAGGATCCCATGATGCTGGGGCTGAGCGCCTTCGCGGGGCAATTCCCGGTGTTTCTCTTCGGCTTCTACGCTGGCTCCGTGGTGGACCAGGCGGACCACGTGAAGCTCCTGCGCTGGACGCAATTCTTGGCCATGGTCCAGGCCTCGGTCCTGGCCGTTCTGGTGTGGCTGGGGCGCATCCAGGTTTGGCACGTGTTTACCCTGGCTTTTTGCCAGGGCCTCGTCAACGCCTTCGACATGCCCGCCCGGCAGGTCCTGATCGGGGAGCTCGTGCCGAGCGAGCATCGCCACAACGCCATCGCCTTGAACTCCACCATCACCAACGCCATGCGGATTTTGGGCCCGGCCTTGGCCGGGCTCATCATCGGCTCCATGGGGGAGGGGCCGTGCTTCGCCCTCAACGCGGCGAGCTTCATCACGGTGATCGCGGCCCTTCATTTCATCACCGACATCGCCCAGAAAAGGGCGGCGGCGCCCAAATCCGTCATGGAGGAGATCCGAAGCGGCCTGGCGTACGCCGCGGGCCACAGGTCCATCAAGATTCTTTTGCTCCTGCTCATCCTCTTCAGCCTGGCCGGGCTCCCCATCTACGTCCTGCTCCCGGTTTTCGCCGAGGACGTTTTGCGCTCGGGGGCCAAGGGCTTGGGGATATTGTCGTCGGCCTCGGGGCTCGGGGCCACCTGCGGCGCCCTCATTCTGGCGCGCCGGCCCAACGCCAAGGGCCTGGGCGAGGTCATCACCAAAAGCCTGGTCCTCTTCGGCGTGGCCTTGGGCGGGCTCGCTCTCTCGAATAAGATGTGGCTGTCCTGCTTCTTCCTGTGGCTGATAGGCTGGGCCGCCATCAAGATATTGGCCGGGGTCAACACCTTGCTCCAGGATCTCTCCAGCGATTTTTTCCGCGGCCGCATCATGAGCTTCTACGCCATGATCTTCATCGGGCTTTCGCCCCTGGGGAGCTTTCTCGTCGGGGGGCTGGCTTCCTCGGCGGGAGTCACCCGGGTGGTTCTGGCCCAGGGCCTGCTCTGCGTCCTGCTCGGGGCCTGGAACCTTCAGCGCCTCCCGGAGCTCCTGCGCCGGCCCCCCGGCCCCCACGCCCCCGAGCCCCCGCCTTTGCCGATCAGCTAGATGATCCCCCCAAAAGGTAGGACTTTAGTCCTATAATCGAGTAGGCCCTTTCTCATCCGGGTGCGGGCCTTTAGGCCCTGCCGGGGCCTGGGCTTGGCCGCTAAAATAATGGCGAGGACAAAGACATGGAATACTACCTCAGATTCGTCATCACCTTGAGCATCGGGCTCGTCGGGTTGGGCCTGGTCCTCAAGGTCCTGCTTGATGAGCTCTTCAGCGATTGGGATCTCTTCGGCGAGTTGGGTGATTGGCTCCGGGGAACCTACCAAGGCCGCGGGCTGGCGCACGTTGAGCGAACCGAGGACGTCATGCTCGAGATCGAGAAAAGCAAGGTGATCCCGCTCAGCACCCGCATGATCGAGAAGCGCCGCGAACAGCTCGAGGAAATCGCCGCCGTAGAGCGCAACCTTAAAGTTCGGTGACAGTTACTTAATTGCCAGAAAGGGCAATTAAGTATACTTTCGCGAGATCGGTAACTGTCACCGAATTCATGTCCCGTCAATTTTTCGCGGCGTGGCTGGGATCGGTTCTGGTCATGGTTTG
This is a stretch of genomic DNA from Elusimicrobiota bacterium. It encodes these proteins:
- the nadC gene encoding carboxylating nicotinate-nucleotide diphosphorylase yields the protein MNKELLAAAKRLIREALKEDLGSRGDITTRFLVPTGARLSGAVVAKAPGVICGTEIAREVFRRAAPGCRIEMLARDGAEVRTGQAVMKISGGRAVLSAERTALNFLQRLSGIATATRGYVERVRGTRAKIYDTRKTLPGWRILEKYAVRCGGGLNHRMGLHDAVLVKDNHWTRCPDMASAVRALRRRHPRIPVELEAASLAQVEKALASKPDIILLDNMSRAGLKKVILLVRAKAPSVLIEISGGVSLEGLRSLAELGPDRISVGRITHSAPALDLSLEIE
- the uvrB gene encoding excinuclease ABC subunit UvrB, yielding MSPFRLKSQFTPAGDQPQAIAQLIRRVKEGAPAQVLLGVTGSGKTFTAANLIQALDRPALVISPNKVLAAQLYAEFKAFFPENAVEYFISYYDYYQPEAYIPSTDTYIEKDSSINDRIDRLRLKATSSLLARRDVIVVASVSCIYNIGSPEHFRGQSVPLEAGYKTSRSDLIQSLVNIHYERNETEFTRGKFRVKGSVVDIFPAYMETAVRVELGDEAVASLTEFDPLTGAKLKRLEREWIYPAKHFVTEAEERARAIEFISREMKEQVEHFKSRGKLLEAQRLEQRTRYDMEMLREMGFCHGIENYSRHLSGREPGERPYCLIDYFPKDYLLLVDESHVTVPQIRGMHEGDRARKQTLVDFGFRLPSALDNRPLKFDEFESLASQALYISATPGPYELKKAKGEVVEQIIRPTGLVDPEVVIRPTEGQLGDLMVRVRERAERKERTLVTTLTKRTAEDLSSYLAGKGLRVRYLHSDIESLERIQILQELRQGKFDVLVGINLLREGLDLPEVSLVAILGADHEGFLRSETTLIQISGRAARNVGGQVVLYADERTGSMDRALSEMNRRRKKQLEHNRAHKIQPRTIVKAVQELEEFQTSAKREGLSLLRETSRALTPKDVPILAEELETQMRQAADNLDFELAAALRDQLLELRGMAAVRRKNK
- a CDS encoding aldo/keto reductase, which encodes MKLNSLGRSAVKVSALALGTMNFGADWHGVGALDEREARNLLDMALDFGVNLIDTADIYGRGASESTLGRILGPRRSRVLLATKVLGEMRPGDPSSGGLSRRRILEALEESLARLRTDYVDLYMPHAWDLEVPIEESLEAFEILRRQGKVRVLGCSNFSGPQLGRCLAPAAERGWARFEFDQVQYSLASRFIEEDLLPACLENEVGILAWSPLGGGLLSGKYHGGPRPEGRRRDPDAAFPRLAEGRLEGLVAVLKQVARLETLTPAQAALGWLMSRPGVASAVVGARTSKQLKENLQARPLSAQSLAFLEKASRLCSAH
- a CDS encoding MFS transporter, producing the protein MFRSLSHRNFRLFFFGQTISLCGSWMQQTAQSWLIYRLTKDPMMLGLSAFAGQFPVFLFGFYAGSVVDQADHVKLLRWTQFLAMVQASVLAVLVWLGRIQVWHVFTLAFCQGLVNAFDMPARQVLIGELVPSEHRHNAIALNSTITNAMRILGPALAGLIIGSMGEGPCFALNAASFITVIAALHFITDIAQKRAAAPKSVMEEIRSGLAYAAGHRSIKILLLLLILFSLAGLPIYVLLPVFAEDVLRSGAKGLGILSSASGLGATCGALILARRPNAKGLGEVITKSLVLFGVALGGLALSNKMWLSCFFLWLIGWAAIKILAGVNTLLQDLSSDFFRGRIMSFYAMIFIGLSPLGSFLVGGLASSAGVTRVVLAQGLLCVLLGAWNLQRLPELLRRPPGPHAPEPPPLPIS